Genomic window (Mesorhizobium sp. M4B.F.Ca.ET.058.02.1.1):
GCCTCGGCCGCGCTGTTTCTCTCGGTCCAGGCCGGGCTTACCGCACTCAGGACACATTCCTGAGTCAAAAGCCCGGCCAAAGCGATTTTTCAGGACGAACGCCGGTGCCGTGACAGCACCGGTCGGGAGACTTGGAATGGACAGATTGCAATTCGAGGTGCCGGTGCGCATCGCGCCTGCGCCCGGCCTGCCGGTCGAGGAGATCTACGGCGTCGAGCAGGCGCTCGATTTCCTGCAGGCCTGGCCGGCCCGTCGCCAGGGCAAGGTCCATGAGGCCGCCTTCAACGCCTGCTTCGGCGCCACGGTGGATGTGGTCAAGACCGAGGATGCCTGTCGCGCCTTTATGGCGTTCTGCCGCGTCAGCGGCCTGCTGGCC
Coding sequences:
- a CDS encoding DUF982 domain-containing protein; translation: MDRLQFEVPVRIAPAPGLPVEEIYGVEQALDFLQAWPARRQGKVHEAAFNACFGATVDVVKTEDACRAFMAFCRVSGLLARDMMVPGKRGGEARGLRV